Within Stella humosa, the genomic segment CCGCCCGCACGACGGCCCCGGCAATGGCGTCCAGCAACGCGGGCTCGGTCGCCGTGTCGCCGGTGATCAGCACGCTTTCGCCGGGGGCGACGTCGAACTGCGCCTGGACCAGGGTATCGGCGGCGCGCAGCAGGCGGGCGGGGGTCATGGCGCTCACAGGGCCAGGGTCAGTTCCGGCCCGCGGGCGCGCGAGACGCACACGGTCATGATGTCGCCCGCCCCGCGCGCCTGCTCGCTGAGGAAATGGTCGCGGTGGTCCGGCTCGCCCGCCAGCACCTCGGTCACGCACATGCCGCACACCCCTTCCATGCAGGAGCAGTCGACCTCCACCCCGTTCTCCAGCAGCACCGACAGGATGCTGCGTCCGGCCGGCACCGCCAGCGTACGGCCGCTGAGGCCAAGTCGCACGGTGAGGTCGCGGTCTGTACCCGCATCCGCCTCGCCGGCCGAGAAATACTCGAAATGGAGGGCGTCGGCGCCCAGCGCCAGCAGCCCGGCCGTCCGCGCCGCATCCATGAAGGGAGCCGGGCCGCAGATATAGGCGTGCGTGCCGGACGCGGCCGCCCTGCCCAGGATCGCCGCCAACCGTGCCGGCACGGCCGCGCCGTCGAGCCCGAAATGGCCGGATGCGCGGCCGGCGAACTCGCCCGATTGCAGCGTGTCCGCGAACGCCGCCGCCTCGGCCGAGCGGGCGAAGTGATGAAGTTCGAAGGGGTGCCCCCGGGCCATTGCATGGCGCGCCATGCCGAGCAGCGGCGTCACCCCGATACCGCCCGCCAGCAGCAGGAGGGGGCCGGCGCGCCAGTCGACCGGGAACCCGTCGACCGGCAGCGAGGCCAGCACGGTGTCGCCCGGGGTCAGCCGGTGCATGGCGGCCGACCCGCCGCGCGACGCCGGCTCCAGCTTGACCGCGATGCGATAGGCTTCGGCATCGTCCGGCCCGTTCATCAGCGAATACTGCCGCACCGGACCATCGCCGACCCGGACGCGGATATGGGCGCCGGCCGGGGCCGGCGGCAGCGAGCGGCCGGCGGGATGCGCGAGGTCGATCGCCAGGATGTCGGCGGTCTCGCGGCGGACGGCGGCGACGGCCAGCGGCAGACGCGGCATGTCAGGCGCCGGGCCCGAACATGCGGTCGAGATAGGCGTTGAGGAAATGGTGGATCGGCTTCTCCATGATCGACATGCGGCCCGGCGCATAGATCGGCGAGGACATGGCGAGTTGCATGGATTCGATCATGCTTCGGTCCTCCTCGTAGATGACCTTCTGGTACTGCCGGTAGACGTCGACCTTCGCCTCGAAGTCCGGGTCGGCGAAGAATTCCTCGGGGAACAGCAGGTAGATCATCACCTCGCAGGCATCCGGGCCCAGCGGCCAGGCCGTCATCAGCTTCACGCAGTCGACGCGGCCGAAGAGCGTCAGATTGGGCGGCAGCAGGCCGGTACAGGCGAAGCTGTTCGGCCGGTCATCCAGCCAGGGCGCCTTGGCGAAACGGGTCTGGCCATCGGGCGTCGAGGGCGCGGCGTCGTAGCGGATCATGATGCCGCCGCCCGGCTTCAGCGACACGTTCTCCGGCGTCCAGCTGAAGCGCGCACCGAAGGATTTCGCGTGCAGCACGCCCACATGGTAGAAATCCATGAGGTTCTCGTGGAAGAATTTCCAGTTGCATTGCAGCCGGATGCGGCTGAGGTCGGCGACGCGGCAGCGCTCGGTGTGCAGGATCGCGAAGTCCGCCTCGAACTCGGCCATCGCCTGCTCGAAGTCGCGCGGCTCGGGGTGGAAGCAGACGAAGACGTTGCCCCGCCAGGTCTCGAGCGCGATCCGCGGCAGCCGGCACTGGGCCGGGTCGAA encodes:
- a CDS encoding PDR/VanB family oxidoreductase, with the translated sequence MPRLPLAVAAVRRETADILAIDLAHPAGRSLPPAPAGAHIRVRVGDGPVRQYSLMNGPDDAEAYRIAVKLEPASRGGSAAMHRLTPGDTVLASLPVDGFPVDWRAGPLLLLAGGIGVTPLLGMARHAMARGHPFELHHFARSAEAAAFADTLQSGEFAGRASGHFGLDGAAVPARLAAILGRAAASGTHAYICGPAPFMDAARTAGLLALGADALHFEYFSAGEADAGTDRDLTVRLGLSGRTLAVPAGRSILSVLLENGVEVDCSCMEGVCGMCVTEVLAGEPDHRDHFLSEQARGAGDIMTVCVSRARGPELTLAL
- a CDS encoding aromatic ring-hydroxylating oxygenase subunit alpha, whose translation is MDGATSVTPQLAATRSDLLRARHVPGEIYASPEIYRREMVEYFGREWLFVGREEQFPNPGDYEARRLADRPFIVARDKRGELNAFYNMCAHRGVEVAQGAGNARMFKCPYHGWTYDLTGQLTGAAYMKDSEAFDPAQCRLPRIALETWRGNVFVCFHPEPRDFEQAMAEFEADFAILHTERCRVADLSRIRLQCNWKFFHENLMDFYHVGVLHAKSFGARFSWTPENVSLKPGGGIMIRYDAAPSTPDGQTRFAKAPWLDDRPNSFACTGLLPPNLTLFGRVDCVKLMTAWPLGPDACEVMIYLLFPEEFFADPDFEAKVDVYRQYQKVIYEEDRSMIESMQLAMSSPIYAPGRMSIMEKPIHHFLNAYLDRMFGPGA